A DNA window from Oryctolagus cuniculus chromosome 21, mOryCun1.1, whole genome shotgun sequence contains the following coding sequences:
- the RAN gene encoding GTP-binding nuclear protein Ran — translation MAAQGEPQVQFKLVLVGDGGTGKTTFVKRHLTGEFEKKYVATLGVEVHPLVFHTNRGPIKFNVWDTAGQEKFGGLRDGYYIQAQCAIIMFDVTSRVTYKNVPNWHRDLVRVCENIPIVLCGNKVDIKDRKVKAKSIVFHRKKNLQYYDISAKSNYNFEKPFLWLARKLIGDPNLEFVAMPALAPPEVVMDPALAAQYEHDLEVAQTTALPDEDDDL, via the exons ATGGCCGCGCAGGGAGAGCCCCAAGTGCAGTTCAAA CTGGTGCTGGTCGGCGACGGCGGCACCGGGAAGACGACCTTCGTGAAGCGCCACCTGACCGGCGAGTTCGAGAAGAAGTATGTAG CCACGCTGGGCGTCGAGGTGCACCCGCTCGTGTTCCACACCAACCGGGGCCCCATCAAGTTCAACGTCTGGGACACGGCCGGCCAGGAGAAGTTCGGCGGCCTGCGGGACGGCTACTACATCCAAG CCCAGTGTGCCATCATCATGTTTGATGTGACATCCAGAGTGACCTACAAGAACGTGCCCAACTGGCACAGAGACCTGGTGCGCGTGTGTGAAAACATCCCCATCGTGCTGTGTGGCAACAAAGTGGACATTAAGGACAGGAAAGTTAAGGCAAAGTCCATTGTCTTCCACCGAAAGAAGAACCTTCAG TACTATGATATTTCGGCCAAAAGTAACTACAACTTTGAAAAGCCCTTCCTCTGGCTTGCTAGAAAGCTCATTGGAGACCCCAACTTGGAGTTCGTCGCCATGCCCGCTCTTGCCCCACCAGAGGTGGTCATGGACCCGGCCTTGGCGGCGCAGTATGAGCACGACTTAGAG GTTGCTCAGACGACTGCTCTCCCCGACGAGGACGATGACCTGTGA